Proteins encoded within one genomic window of Pristiophorus japonicus isolate sPriJap1 chromosome 11, sPriJap1.hap1, whole genome shotgun sequence:
- the LOC139276496 gene encoding uncharacterized protein isoform X2, translating to MQCETTQCAEFGPKTQKEPLCSKYIQTKGMTLKDGLPTSRPCTGLNTCGSTANVSHHQKPNPRGGCRDAPATAGVHDLNTTYQVTFQPLPIERKPTSKKRAEDKRPPMDLLSTYRKDFPEYKHLWHRPIVGAWTAGNLQINRNLPTDFNTTQKESYIGWDPTVYPRPDLIKYRDNLSETEGTIDSDTMSKLAYQTPLTKHTQLARPRTMQSSRGGKFDDETAYRNSFKDWGPKARVRHGDAYEGTYDPAPGKIDNLSITRQDFTPKCDYKPMKPVFQQKITPNNSLTPLPKCRLQAYLIHQRLKELKLCSRPSPVATQ from the exons GAACCACTTTGCTCTAAATACATCCAGACGAAGGGGATGACCCTGAAAGATGGTCTCCCCACCAGTAGGCCCTGCACTGGGTTGAACACCTGTGGCAGCACTGCCAATGTCAGCCACCACCAGAAGCCGAACCCTCGAGGGGGATGCAGGGACGCTCCAGCCACTGCAG GTGTTCATGATTTGAATACCACTTACCAAGTCACGTTTCAGCCTTTACCAATCGAGAGAAAGCCCACGTCGAAGAAACGAGCAGAGGACAAGCGCCCTCCCATGGATTTGCTCAGCACCTATCGCAAGGATTTCCCGGAATACAAACACCTGTGGCATAGGCCCATCGTGGGAGCATGGACTGCGGGCAACCTGCAAATTAACCGCAACCTGCC TACGGACTTCAACACGACTCAGAAAGAATCATACATCGGCTGGGACCCCACTGTGTACCCCCGCCCCGATCTGATCAAATACAGGGACAATCTGTCAGAAACAGAAGGCACCATTGATTCCGACACAATGAGCAAG CTTGCGTATCAAACACCGTTAACTAAACACACACAGCTCGCCCGGCCCAGGACGATGCAGAGTTCAAGAGGTGGCAAATTTGACGACGAAACAGCCTATAGAAACTCCTTCAAGGACTGGGGGCCGAAGGCCAGAGTGCGCCATGGCGACGCTTACGAAGGAACCTACGACCCGGCACCG GGGAAGATCGACAATTTATCAATCACCAGACAAGATTTCACCCCGAAATGTGACTACAAGCCAATGAAGCCAGTTTTCCAGCAAAAGATCACCCCCAACAACAG TCTAACCCCCCTCCCCAAGTGCAGATTACAAGCCTACCTAATCCATCAGCGGCTCAAGGAGCTGAAGCTCTGCTCCAGACCATCGCCCGTCGCCACACAATGA
- the LOC139276496 gene encoding uncharacterized protein isoform X1 — protein MQCETTQCAEFGPKTQKEPLCSKYIQTKGMTLKDGLPTSRPCTGLNTCGSTANVSHHQKPNPRGGCRDAPATAGCHSTQNQNKIQQTTIQAEKSDNACKGQKKAKSMPDNLKFEVTFQPLPIERKPTSKKRAEDKRPPMDLLSTYRKDFPEYKHLWHRPIVGAWTAGNLQINRNLPTDFNTTQKESYIGWDPTVYPRPDLIKYRDNLSETEGTIDSDTMSKLAYQTPLTKHTQLARPRTMQSSRGGKFDDETAYRNSFKDWGPKARVRHGDAYEGTYDPAPGKIDNLSITRQDFTPKCDYKPMKPVFQQKITPNNSLTPLPKCRLQAYLIHQRLKELKLCSRPSPVATQ, from the exons GAACCACTTTGCTCTAAATACATCCAGACGAAGGGGATGACCCTGAAAGATGGTCTCCCCACCAGTAGGCCCTGCACTGGGTTGAACACCTGTGGCAGCACTGCCAATGTCAGCCACCACCAGAAGCCGAACCCTCGAGGGGGATGCAGGGACGCTCCAGCCACTGCAG GATGTCACAGCACCCAAAACCAGAACAAAATCCAGCAGACCACAATACAAGCAGAAAAGTCTGACAATGCCTGCAAAGGGCAAAAAAAGGCAAAATCCATGCCAGACAACTTAAAGTTCGAAG TCACGTTTCAGCCTTTACCAATCGAGAGAAAGCCCACGTCGAAGAAACGAGCAGAGGACAAGCGCCCTCCCATGGATTTGCTCAGCACCTATCGCAAGGATTTCCCGGAATACAAACACCTGTGGCATAGGCCCATCGTGGGAGCATGGACTGCGGGCAACCTGCAAATTAACCGCAACCTGCC TACGGACTTCAACACGACTCAGAAAGAATCATACATCGGCTGGGACCCCACTGTGTACCCCCGCCCCGATCTGATCAAATACAGGGACAATCTGTCAGAAACAGAAGGCACCATTGATTCCGACACAATGAGCAAG CTTGCGTATCAAACACCGTTAACTAAACACACACAGCTCGCCCGGCCCAGGACGATGCAGAGTTCAAGAGGTGGCAAATTTGACGACGAAACAGCCTATAGAAACTCCTTCAAGGACTGGGGGCCGAAGGCCAGAGTGCGCCATGGCGACGCTTACGAAGGAACCTACGACCCGGCACCG GGGAAGATCGACAATTTATCAATCACCAGACAAGATTTCACCCCGAAATGTGACTACAAGCCAATGAAGCCAGTTTTCCAGCAAAAGATCACCCCCAACAACAG TCTAACCCCCCTCCCCAAGTGCAGATTACAAGCCTACCTAATCCATCAGCGGCTCAAGGAGCTGAAGCTCTGCTCCAGACCATCGCCCGTCGCCACACAATGA